In Thermococcus profundus, the genomic stretch TGTCCTCTTAGGTGGATGGATAACCCCCAGGAGAAAGAAAACGCCCGACGGGGAGAAACCCTCCCTGAACCCGAAGAGGGTTTTGGTCATAGCGTCTCTGATGGCCGTCATAGTGGCCTTCACCTCCGGAGAGATAACGTACGTCTATGTCTCCGAGGCACTGGGATTAAACAAAGCCACCACAGCGACGTTGATTGGGTGGACTGGTTTCCTGGCGGCGCTGCTCAGCTACGGCGTTTCGTGGCTCGCCGATGTGGGGAGCGAGAGGAGAACTGTAGTGCTGACCTCACTCCTAGCGGCAGTATCCCCTATTCTGGCCGCGGTGAAGAGCGCCCCGACGGTGTTTACTGGAATTTTCCTGGCCCTTTTTGCATTCCAGAGCTTCCGCCCGGTTTCGAGGAAGGTGCTCGCTTCCTATCACCGTTCCTCCTTGGCTATTGGAGGAGTCAACGGGGTACAGAACTTGTCAACGTTCCTTGGAGGGATGCTCTTCGGAGTTGCTTACTCTCTGGGGGAGTTCCATGCGTTCTTGACGGTCAATCTGGCCCTTCTAAGCTTTCTTCCCTTTTCACTAGCCCTTCTGAGGGAAGCCGTTAAGCTTAAAGAGAAGTTGGGATAGATGATGCTGCGCTCTTTCCAAAACTTTTATAAAAGCGAGGGGGAGCTAAGTTTAGGCTTAGCTTACGCTCATTTGGAGGTGAGAGTATGGGACTGAGACCAGCCAAGATTGATAGGGACGTTGACAAGCCCGCTTACACGAGAAGGGAGTACATACGCGGTGCCCCCGGTCCGAAGATAACGATCTTCGACATGGGCAACCTCTCCGCCGAGTTCGAGTACGAGGTCAGCCTTCACGCCGAGCAGGCCATGCAGATAAGGCAGAACGCCCTCGAGGCCATCCGTATTCAGGTGAACAGGTACCTCCAGAAGAACGTCGGAAGGAGCAACTACCACTTCAAGATAAGGGTCTTCCCGTTCCAGGTTCTTAGAGAAAATCCGATGGCCACAGGAAGGAAGGCCGACCGTTACGGAAACGGTATGAGGAGGCCATTTGGGAAGCCAATCGGACTCGCCGCTCGCGTCAGGAAGGACCAGAAGATCCTAACCGTCTGGGTGAACGAGAACCACCTCAAGTTCGCCCTCGGCGCCATGCACAGGGCCAAGATGAAGCTCCCATACAGCGCCTACTACAGAATCTACGACAAAGAAGGCAACGACATCACCACCAAGGTTCTCTCCACGATGAAGCGCTGAAGCGCGTTTAAGCCCTCCGGGCTTTCTTTACCAACTTTTGTTGCGTTTCTTGTGATCGGTTTTCTGGCAGGTTTTCCGTATATTCATAATGATTATTAACGATGCCGCCCTAAACCCAGTGGTGGGAGGATGGTAAGCTCGTACTTTATGAGCCTGCTCCTTAAGATCGGCGTTCCGGAGGACAGGCTCCTTGTTCTCGAGGGCAAGGGGGGCATAGTCGAGGACGAGTTCGAGGGAATCAAGTACATCAGATTTCGGGATTCTGCGAAGGGCTTCCGCAGGGGGACGGTAGTCTTCGAGAACGGAGAAGTCGTTCTTGGTTTTTCCCACATAAAGCGCGTCGTCCAGCTTGAGAACGGGATAAAGCGGGTCTTCAAGAACAGGCCCTTCTACGTTGAGGAGAAGGTCGACGGCTACAACGTCCGCGTCGTTAAGGTTGGGGATAGGGTTCTTGCCCTAACGAGGGGAGGTTTCGTCTGCCCGTTCACGACCGAGAGGATAGGGGACTTCGTTAACTTTGAGTTCTTCGGGGACTATCCGAACCTCGTCCTCGCTGGAGAGATGGCCGGGCCTGAGAGCCCGTACATAGTGGAGGGACCGCCCTACGTTATGGAGGACATTCGGTTCTTCCTCTTCGACATCCAGGATAAGGGAACTGGAAAGAGCCTGCCAGTGGAAGAACGATACAAGCTGGCGGAGGAGTATGGAATACCGCAGGTGGAGCGCTTCGGTCTCTTCGACCGTTCACGGATAGACGACCTCTACGGGCTCATCGAGAGGCTGAGCCGGGAGAATAGGGAAGGCATCGTCATGAAGACGCCCGACATGAAGAGGATAGCCAAGTACGTGACGCCCTACGCCAACATCAACGACATAAAGATAGGCTCGCACATCTTCTTCGACCTCCCACACGGCTACTTCATGGGGCGGATAAAGAGGCTCGCCTTCTATCTAGCCGAAAAGCACGTTAAGGGCGATGATTTTGACGAGTATGCTAAAGCCCTTGGAAAGGCACTGCTGAGGCCCTTCGTCGAGAGCATTCACGAGGTCGCCCAGGGCGGTGATATAGAGGAAGTCTTCACGGTGAGGGTCAAGAACATAAGCACAGCCCACAGAATGGTCACCCACTTCGAGAGGCTTGGGGTCAAAATTCACATCGAGGACATTGAAGATTTAAAGAACGGCTACTGGAGGATAACCTTCAAGCGAGTCTATCCAGA encodes the following:
- a CDS encoding RNA ligase, which translates into the protein MVSSYFMSLLLKIGVPEDRLLVLEGKGGIVEDEFEGIKYIRFRDSAKGFRRGTVVFENGEVVLGFSHIKRVVQLENGIKRVFKNRPFYVEEKVDGYNVRVVKVGDRVLALTRGGFVCPFTTERIGDFVNFEFFGDYPNLVLAGEMAGPESPYIVEGPPYVMEDIRFFLFDIQDKGTGKSLPVEERYKLAEEYGIPQVERFGLFDRSRIDDLYGLIERLSRENREGIVMKTPDMKRIAKYVTPYANINDIKIGSHIFFDLPHGYFMGRIKRLAFYLAEKHVKGDDFDEYAKALGKALLRPFVESIHEVAQGGDIEEVFTVRVKNISTAHRMVTHFERLGVKIHIEDIEDLKNGYWRITFKRVYPDATREIRDLWKGLAFVD
- a CDS encoding 50S ribosomal protein L16, which produces MGLRPAKIDRDVDKPAYTRREYIRGAPGPKITIFDMGNLSAEFEYEVSLHAEQAMQIRQNALEAIRIQVNRYLQKNVGRSNYHFKIRVFPFQVLRENPMATGRKADRYGNGMRRPFGKPIGLAARVRKDQKILTVWVNENHLKFALGAMHRAKMKLPYSAYYRIYDKEGNDITTKVLSTMKR
- a CDS encoding MFS transporter; its protein translation is MERGRLAGILLLIISAFTGTMAFRLATPAIAFYTRDILKASMLSVSMVSMSFVLARALTSVFGGLLLEKDKRLVYVGALAMMGNALAVQLYPLTSTWLQVAGIKLLNGFLNGLSWPMAQFVIAVTTPGEIRARVTSVYFFFGSIASLLGNYVYAYTLGWGLSGQMWISSAFFLITGLIMVISYVLLGGWITPRRKKTPDGEKPSLNPKRVLVIASLMAVIVAFTSGEITYVYVSEALGLNKATTATLIGWTGFLAALLSYGVSWLADVGSERRTVVLTSLLAAVSPILAAVKSAPTVFTGIFLALFAFQSFRPVSRKVLASYHRSSLAIGGVNGVQNLSTFLGGMLFGVAYSLGEFHAFLTVNLALLSFLPFSLALLREAVKLKEKLG